From Granulicella sp. WH15, the proteins below share one genomic window:
- a CDS encoding TlpA disulfide reductase family protein, which yields MRKASSFPVLATLLAICLSGIGCDRGQHPGNIGKPAPQFVMSDGVTTVDLSKLRGKIVVLNLWATWCAPCVEELPSLLALQQRNPQIVVVAVSTDQDDAVYRHFLVQHHVNVLTVRDSSMKVNQMYGTVLIPETYIIDRNGVIRRKFVSAQDWTGSEISDYLHKL from the coding sequence GTGCGCAAAGCGTCCTCATTCCCGGTCCTAGCAACCCTTCTGGCGATCTGCCTCTCCGGCATCGGCTGCGACCGCGGCCAGCATCCCGGCAACATCGGCAAGCCCGCTCCCCAGTTCGTCATGAGCGACGGCGTCACCACCGTCGACCTCAGCAAGCTGCGCGGCAAGATCGTCGTGCTGAACCTGTGGGCCACCTGGTGCGCCCCCTGCGTCGAAGAGCTGCCCAGCCTGCTCGCCCTGCAACAGCGCAACCCGCAGATCGTGGTCGTCGCCGTCAGCACCGACCAGGACGACGCCGTCTACCGCCACTTCCTGGTGCAGCACCACGTCAACGTCCTCACCGTCCGCGATTCCAGCATGAAGGTTAACCAGATGTACGGCACGGTCCTGATCCCCGAGACTTACATCATCGACCGCAACGGCGTCATCCGGCGCAAGTTCGTCAGTGCGCAGGACTGGACCGGCTCCGAGATCTCCGACTACCTCCACAAGTTATAA
- the folE gene encoding GTP cyclohydrolase I FolE gives MMPSQPEQPGDPLAGISTQNIYRELLRRMGEDPERDGLLRTPERMEKSTAFLTRGYQQSIDEVLHGALFDVDYDEMVIVKDIEFYSQCEHHLLPFFGKAHVAYVPQGKVIGLSKIPRIVDVFARRLQVQERLTRQIAEAITAAIRPQGVAVILEASHLCMMMRGVEKQHSSTVTSAMLGVFNTQLQTRNEFLSLVRRAGSGL, from the coding sequence ATGATGCCGTCTCAACCCGAACAACCCGGAGACCCGTTAGCAGGGATCTCCACCCAGAACATATACCGCGAACTGTTGCGCCGCATGGGCGAAGACCCTGAGCGCGACGGCCTCTTGCGCACGCCGGAGCGGATGGAGAAGTCTACCGCGTTTCTCACGCGGGGCTATCAGCAGAGCATCGACGAGGTGCTGCACGGGGCGCTCTTCGACGTCGACTACGACGAGATGGTGATCGTGAAGGATATCGAGTTTTACTCGCAGTGCGAGCACCATCTGCTGCCGTTCTTCGGCAAGGCGCACGTCGCGTACGTGCCTCAGGGCAAGGTGATCGGGCTGAGCAAGATCCCGCGGATCGTCGATGTATTTGCGCGGCGTTTGCAGGTGCAGGAGCGGCTGACTCGGCAGATCGCCGAGGCCATTACGGCTGCGATTCGTCCGCAGGGCGTTGCCGTGATCCTCGAGGCCAGCCACCTGTGCATGATGATGCGCGGCGTGGAGAAGCAGCACTCTTCGACGGTCACCTCGGCGATGCTGGGGGTGTTCAATACGCAGTTGCAGACGCGGAACGAGTTCCTGTCTCTGGTGCGGCGCGCCGGTTCGGGCCTTTAG
- a CDS encoding sugar phosphate isomerase/epimerase produces the protein MISRRAVLQGSAALAAMAGWQRGWPLPASVPIGLQLYSVGAELKQDVPGTLRRVREIGYTMVETAGIAGLTGKEFRAQLDRAGLVCHSAHMQLKSSKSELSESEVGPLFDEAHAIGAHYVVCSGIFAANAVSGAETLDDFKVLADRVNALALKAKKAGLQYAYHNHNFEFRKVEGGRVGYDVLLERTEKGLVDMELDCGWVVVAGYDPADYFRRYPGRYKMLHIKDFVSGTGPTIARSSAERPKGTELGRGHIDYRPILRAAKEAGIHDYYVEQEPPFLEMKALDAVKVDYEYLRAL, from the coding sequence TTGATCTCACGACGGGCGGTTTTGCAGGGGAGTGCGGCTTTGGCGGCGATGGCGGGGTGGCAGAGGGGCTGGCCTCTGCCTGCTTCGGTGCCTATTGGACTGCAGCTCTATAGCGTTGGTGCCGAACTGAAGCAGGATGTGCCGGGGACGCTCCGGCGGGTCAGGGAGATCGGCTACACGATGGTGGAGACGGCGGGCATCGCAGGGCTTACCGGCAAGGAGTTTCGGGCGCAACTGGACCGGGCCGGGCTGGTGTGCCACAGCGCGCATATGCAGCTCAAGAGCAGCAAGTCGGAGCTGAGCGAGAGCGAGGTGGGGCCGCTCTTCGATGAGGCTCATGCGATAGGAGCGCATTATGTCGTCTGCTCGGGGATCTTTGCCGCTAATGCTGTTAGCGGGGCAGAGACGCTCGACGACTTCAAGGTGCTGGCGGACCGGGTGAACGCGCTGGCGCTCAAGGCTAAAAAGGCCGGGTTGCAGTATGCGTATCACAACCATAACTTCGAGTTCCGCAAGGTGGAGGGCGGCAGGGTCGGCTACGACGTGCTGCTGGAGCGGACCGAGAAGGGACTGGTGGATATGGAGCTGGACTGCGGCTGGGTGGTCGTGGCCGGGTATGATCCGGCTGATTACTTCAGGCGCTATCCGGGGCGATACAAGATGCTGCACATTAAGGACTTTGTCTCGGGTACGGGGCCGACGATCGCGCGCAGTTCCGCCGAACGGCCAAAGGGAACCGAGCTGGGGCGTGGGCACATCGACTACCGGCCCATTTTGAGGGCGGCCAAGGAGGCCGGTATTCACGACTACTACGTGGAGCAGGAGCCGCCGTTTCTGGAGATGAAGGCGCTCGATGCGGTGAAGGTGGACTACGAGTATCTGAGGGCGCTCTGA
- a CDS encoding ABC transporter ATP-binding protein, producing MAAEVMTSLNKGTTRAECAVIALEGVCREYSGRGEPVRALDDATFSIVKGEWVAITGPSGSGKSTLVNLLGCLDRPTTGELKIDGIDVAGMSATELDRFRADKIGFIFQQFHLIPYLSALENVMLAQYFHSMTDAVEARAALDKVGLGHRADHLPSELSGGEQQRVCIARALINNPPILLADEPTGNLDQANQKIVADLLQNLHRTGHTIVMVTHDPEMAGLAQRRIALSHGKVFCHPVGQVVHLGR from the coding sequence ATGGCAGCCGAAGTCATGACCTCCCTGAACAAGGGCACCACCCGCGCCGAGTGCGCCGTCATCGCCCTCGAAGGCGTCTGCCGCGAGTACTCCGGGCGCGGCGAGCCGGTCCGCGCGCTCGACGACGCCACCTTCTCCATCGTCAAGGGCGAGTGGGTCGCCATCACCGGCCCCTCCGGCTCGGGCAAGAGCACGCTGGTCAACCTGCTGGGCTGCCTCGACCGCCCCACCACCGGCGAGCTGAAGATCGACGGCATCGACGTGGCTGGAATGTCCGCCACGGAGTTGGACCGCTTCCGTGCGGACAAGATCGGCTTCATCTTCCAGCAGTTCCACCTAATTCCTTATTTGTCAGCGCTTGAGAACGTAATGCTCGCGCAGTACTTCCATTCCATGACGGATGCGGTAGAAGCCCGTGCGGCGCTGGATAAAGTCGGTCTCGGGCACCGTGCCGATCACCTGCCCAGCGAGCTTTCCGGCGGAGAGCAGCAGCGCGTCTGCATCGCCCGCGCCCTCATCAACAATCCACCGATTTTGTTAGCTGATGAGCCAACGGGCAATCTCGATCAGGCCAATCAGAAGATCGTCGCGGACCTGCTCCAGAACCTGCACCGCACCGGACACACCATCGTCATGGTCACGCACGACCCCGAGATGGCCGGGCTGGCCCAGCGCCGGATCGCCCTGAGCCATGGTAAGGTCTTCTGCCACCCGGTCGGGCAGGTCGTACATTTAGGGCGTTAA
- a CDS encoding Fe-S-containing protein: MLQAFIITLREGVEASLIVGIVFAYLSKIGRPELKKTVFWALASAIAASVAGAVVLARTQFNSDVFEGWVMLAAAAFVISMIWFMHKTARSMKGEIEAKVAKYTGGAGVSKLGLFFFVFLLVLREGVETVLILSAVSLNSTELLSFTGTLLGIAVSVVFGVLFIRGSVRINLQRFFRVTSVILYFVTFQLLVSGLHELSENGVLPSSAAEMRFIGPIVRNDLFFFVTMLALAGLMILMEQRRRAPEALPADATAADRRRAQWSQRRERMWMTAVVSTSFLFIFLSTAEFIYAKSSTALSPTSAVTLVGDQVTLPTAAINDDKLHRFGVHIDDGKGGSPEVRFLLYKKPDGNIVSVADACQICGPVGFYIGAQGITCKMCASPLNAASMGQPGGCNPIPLKSTAGGGQIVIAASDLKALVPHFEK, encoded by the coding sequence ATGTTGCAGGCTTTTATCATCACGCTGCGCGAGGGCGTGGAAGCTTCCCTGATCGTCGGAATCGTCTTTGCCTATCTCTCGAAGATCGGTCGGCCAGAGCTGAAAAAGACCGTCTTCTGGGCGCTCGCCTCGGCCATCGCGGCCAGCGTCGCCGGTGCCGTGGTCCTGGCCCGCACCCAGTTCAACTCCGACGTCTTCGAGGGCTGGGTGATGCTGGCCGCCGCGGCCTTCGTCATCAGCATGATCTGGTTCATGCACAAGACGGCCCGCTCCATGAAGGGCGAGATCGAAGCCAAAGTAGCGAAATACACCGGCGGAGCCGGAGTCTCGAAGCTCGGCCTCTTCTTCTTCGTCTTCCTGCTTGTCCTGCGCGAAGGCGTCGAAACGGTCCTGATCCTCTCAGCCGTCTCGCTCAACTCCACCGAGCTGCTCAGCTTCACCGGAACCCTGCTCGGCATCGCCGTATCGGTCGTCTTCGGCGTGCTCTTCATCCGCGGCAGCGTCCGGATCAACCTGCAACGCTTCTTCCGCGTCACCTCGGTCATCCTCTACTTCGTCACCTTCCAGCTTCTGGTCTCGGGCCTGCACGAGCTGTCGGAGAACGGCGTCCTGCCCTCCAGCGCCGCCGAGATGCGCTTCATCGGCCCCATCGTCCGCAACGACCTCTTCTTCTTCGTCACCATGCTGGCGCTCGCCGGGCTCATGATCCTGATGGAGCAGCGCCGCCGCGCGCCCGAGGCCCTGCCCGCCGACGCCACCGCCGCCGACCGTCGCCGTGCCCAGTGGAGCCAGCGCCGCGAGCGCATGTGGATGACCGCCGTCGTCTCCACCAGCTTCCTCTTCATCTTCCTCTCGACGGCCGAGTTCATCTACGCCAAAAGCTCCACGGCCCTCAGCCCCACCTCGGCGGTAACGCTGGTCGGCGACCAGGTCACCCTGCCCACCGCCGCCATCAACGACGACAAGCTCCACCGCTTCGGCGTCCACATCGACGACGGAAAGGGCGGCTCCCCCGAGGTCCGCTTCCTGCTCTACAAGAAGCCCGACGGCAACATCGTCTCGGTCGCCGACGCCTGCCAGATCTGCGGTCCGGTCGGCTTCTACATCGGTGCCCAGGGCATCACCTGCAAGATGTGCGCGTCGCCCCTGAACGCCGCGTCGATGGGCCAGCCCGGCGGCTGCAACCCCATCCCGCTCAAGTCCACCGCGGGCGGTGGCCAGATCGTCATCGCCGCATCCGACCTCAAGGCGCTGGTCCCGCACTTCGAAAAGTGA
- a CDS encoding 6-carboxytetrahydropterin synthase, with protein sequence MKAYLNRRYHFSASHRLHTDAYDDARNQAVFGKCNNPHGHGHNYTVQVTFSGQVDPMTGMVCNLADLDSFARQYLLDRFDHTNLNTLDLFRKLVPSTENLTIEVDRIFRAFPHAHLERVHVEETDNNSFDLYSDVTT encoded by the coding sequence ATGAAGGCTTATCTCAACCGCCGCTATCACTTCAGCGCCTCGCACCGGTTGCACACCGATGCCTACGATGACGCACGCAATCAGGCCGTCTTCGGTAAGTGCAACAACCCGCATGGGCATGGGCATAATTACACTGTTCAGGTTACATTTTCCGGGCAGGTCGATCCGATGACCGGCATGGTCTGCAACCTGGCCGACCTCGACAGCTTTGCCCGGCAGTATCTGCTGGATCGGTTCGATCATACGAATCTCAATACTCTCGATCTTTTTCGGAAGCTGGTGCCGTCTACAGAGAATCTAACCATCGAGGTTGATCGTATCTTCCGCGCATTTCCGCACGCACATCTCGAGCGGGTTCACGTGGAAGAGACCGATAACAACTCGTTCGATCTGTACTCAGACGTGACCACTTAG
- a CDS encoding histidine phosphatase family protein: protein MRILRLLFCGFLLLGGAVVQCVAQAPATIYLIRHAEKLYDGREDLSEAGFARAAVLAQLFIPPAGSSLVPLERPQVLIATHASKKSNRPVETITPLAKALGLLIESNIMNDDYPELAKELLSGKYAGKIVLVSWHHGNIPALAKALGATPPYSPWPEMQFDRIWRIDYHAGKATLTDLPQALMPGDSK from the coding sequence ATGCGTATTCTTCGTCTTTTATTTTGCGGCTTTTTGCTGCTTGGGGGAGCTGTTGTCCAGTGTGTGGCCCAGGCTCCGGCTACGATTTACCTGATCCGCCACGCGGAGAAGTTATACGACGGCAGGGAGGATCTTTCGGAGGCGGGATTTGCCCGAGCGGCGGTGCTGGCTCAGCTCTTTATTCCGCCCGCCGGAAGCAGCCTGGTGCCGCTTGAAAGGCCGCAGGTTCTGATCGCGACCCATGCCAGCAAGAAGAGCAACCGTCCGGTGGAGACGATTACGCCGCTGGCGAAGGCGCTGGGTCTACTCATCGAGAGCAATATTATGAACGACGACTACCCGGAGCTGGCGAAGGAGCTGCTGAGCGGCAAGTATGCGGGGAAGATCGTGCTGGTCTCGTGGCACCACGGCAATATTCCGGCGCTAGCAAAGGCATTGGGGGCGACTCCGCCGTATAGCCCGTGGCCGGAGATGCAGTTCGACCGGATATGGCGGATCGACTATCACGCAGGCAAGGCGACCCTGACGGACCTGCCGCAGGCGCTGATGCCGGGTGATTCCAAGTAG
- a CDS encoding 6-carboxytetrahydropterin synthase: MIFLTRKAEFSAAHYYWNDALSEAENLRLFGKCANRNGHGHNYTLEVTVAGEVDPVSGFVVDLKELKDILEREVVGVYDHRHLNLEIPDFASVIPTTENIAIAVWRRLAGKIPNARLHRVRVYEMPDLFADFYGEE, translated from the coding sequence ATGATCTTTCTTACCCGCAAAGCCGAGTTTTCCGCCGCGCATTACTACTGGAACGACGCGCTCTCCGAAGCCGAGAACCTGCGCCTCTTCGGCAAGTGCGCGAACCGCAACGGGCACGGCCACAACTACACGCTGGAGGTGACGGTGGCCGGTGAGGTCGATCCGGTGTCGGGCTTCGTCGTGGACCTGAAGGAGCTGAAGGATATCCTCGAGCGCGAGGTCGTGGGGGTGTACGACCATCGCCATCTGAACCTCGAGATACCAGACTTTGCCAGCGTTATTCCGACCACGGAGAACATCGCCATCGCGGTGTGGAGACGGCTCGCGGGCAAGATCCCCAATGCGCGGCTGCATCGCGTGCGCGTGTACGAGATGCCCGACCTGTTTGCTGATTTTTATGGGGAAGAATAA
- a CDS encoding glycosyltransferase family 2 protein — MSEEIFTVEQEEAEGEPKLALTVIVPARNEEVSLAACLDSLLAQSETGFELGRDWELIVVDDHSTDGTGRIAAQCASQRAGVTLLEAPALDQRNGGMTGKNNACWAGAQQAQGKLLLFTDADTIHEQGSLSRARREMEKYGAELLSYSPRQLTEGFWQRALMPLIFSELAIAYPPKKVNDPANRVAAANGQFLMVEQEDYFALGGHKAVGPMVLEDVALANLFKRAKRTIRFRYAPDALSARMYRSASEMIAGWTKNLALLFPSILPLMLMRLLDLLLFVGLPALALYPFFTTTQRLLIMALWARVLWRLYTRVAKSNFSVADCAISVAGLPLLVFVLFRSYMQVKVRKSVEWKGRTYSNVSR, encoded by the coding sequence GTGAGCGAAGAGATTTTTACGGTGGAACAAGAAGAGGCTGAAGGCGAGCCGAAGCTGGCGTTGACGGTGATTGTACCGGCGCGGAATGAAGAGGTCTCGCTGGCCGCGTGCCTGGACTCGCTGCTGGCGCAGTCGGAGACGGGCTTTGAGCTGGGGCGAGACTGGGAGCTGATCGTCGTGGACGACCACTCGACTGACGGGACGGGGCGGATTGCGGCCCAATGTGCCAGCCAGCGGGCAGGGGTGACGCTGCTGGAGGCTCCGGCGCTCGACCAGCGCAATGGCGGCATGACCGGCAAGAACAACGCCTGCTGGGCCGGGGCGCAACAGGCTCAGGGGAAGCTGCTGCTCTTTACCGACGCCGATACGATCCACGAGCAGGGAAGCCTCTCGCGGGCGCGGCGGGAGATGGAGAAGTACGGGGCGGAGCTGCTCTCGTACTCGCCGCGGCAGTTGACGGAGGGCTTCTGGCAGAGGGCGCTGATGCCGCTGATCTTCTCCGAGCTGGCCATTGCGTATCCGCCTAAAAAGGTGAACGATCCAGCCAACCGTGTGGCGGCGGCGAACGGCCAGTTCCTGATGGTGGAGCAGGAGGACTACTTCGCGCTGGGCGGGCACAAGGCCGTGGGGCCGATGGTGCTGGAGGATGTGGCTCTGGCGAACCTCTTCAAGCGTGCCAAGCGGACGATCCGGTTTCGCTACGCGCCCGACGCGCTCTCGGCCCGGATGTACCGCAGCGCGAGCGAGATGATCGCGGGCTGGACGAAGAATCTGGCTCTGCTGTTTCCGAGCATTCTGCCGCTGATGCTGATGCGCCTGCTCGACCTCCTGCTCTTCGTGGGGCTTCCGGCGCTGGCGCTCTATCCGTTCTTCACAACGACGCAGCGACTGCTGATTATGGCGCTGTGGGCTCGCGTGCTCTGGCGACTCTACACGCGTGTGGCCAAGTCGAACTTCTCCGTGGCCGACTGCGCTATCTCGGTGGCGGGGCTGCCGCTGCTGGTCTTTGTGCTCTTCCGCAGCTATATGCAGGTGAAGGTTCGCAAGAGCGTCGAGTGGAAGGGACGCACTTACTCGAACGTGAGCCGTTGA
- a CDS encoding TIM barrel protein yields the protein MNRRELGRMMAGAAAAMAVPGWAQGNAAAKGVRFSFMLWAIEKPAGFDRAVEMVAEAGYQGIELTGEFQKWTPEERTRVMAKLRRLGLVIDSMSGVRAAFAVPEERKLFVTQFAEHLRFAKELECPQVILLSGRRSETVSMADQRVIAIENLKRAAEMAAKEKIEIVIEPIDFIERPNVFLASVTDGFEIAAAVNAPNLKVLYDLYHEQRSFGNLIEKLEKNIDRVGLIHVAEVPGRHEPGTGEIDFDPIYRKLRELKYNRWIAMEFYPTEEPVASLKKARLGAEKELGML from the coding sequence ATGAATCGTCGTGAGTTGGGCAGAATGATGGCGGGTGCGGCGGCTGCGATGGCCGTGCCGGGGTGGGCGCAGGGCAATGCGGCTGCAAAGGGTGTGCGTTTTTCCTTCATGCTGTGGGCGATTGAGAAGCCCGCGGGCTTCGACCGCGCCGTGGAGATGGTGGCCGAGGCCGGTTATCAGGGGATCGAGCTGACGGGTGAGTTCCAGAAGTGGACGCCCGAGGAGCGGACTCGCGTGATGGCGAAGCTGCGCAGGCTGGGGCTGGTCATCGACTCGATGAGCGGCGTGCGTGCGGCCTTTGCGGTACCGGAGGAGCGAAAACTCTTCGTGACGCAGTTCGCTGAGCACTTGAGGTTTGCGAAGGAGCTGGAGTGTCCGCAGGTGATCCTGCTCTCGGGCAGGCGGTCGGAGACGGTGTCGATGGCCGATCAGCGCGTGATCGCCATCGAGAACCTGAAGCGTGCGGCGGAGATGGCGGCTAAGGAGAAGATCGAGATCGTCATCGAGCCGATTGATTTTATCGAGCGCCCGAATGTCTTTCTGGCCAGCGTGACCGATGGCTTCGAGATTGCGGCGGCGGTGAATGCGCCCAATCTGAAGGTGCTCTACGACCTTTATCACGAGCAGCGGAGCTTCGGGAACCTGATCGAGAAGCTGGAGAAGAACATCGACCGGGTGGGCCTGATCCATGTGGCCGAGGTGCCGGGACGGCACGAGCCGGGGACGGGCGAGATTGATTTTGACCCGATCTACCGCAAGCTGCGGGAGCTGAAGTACAACCGCTGGATCGCGATGGAGTTCTACCCGACCGAGGAGCCGGTGGCATCGCTGAAGAAGGCTCGGCTGGGAGCGGAGAAGGAACTTGGGATGCTCTGA
- a CDS encoding FtsX-like permease family protein, whose protein sequence is MTPKLTLTHVLRRSLIHRRARSLSALIALTVSAGVATALLTLYADLDQKLHHEFRSFGANVVVSAPKGSSGIDAPAIAKARQTAGPEATLAEFAYAVATTDRNTPVVVAGVDFPAIHKLDSWWQVASWPTAPDAALLGQRAAGFVADEHAVKLTFAGKSATFTGSGRVKTGGDEDSRIYLPLAAFTAWTNVSPSVLELQIPGSAAQVESTIDRLRTALPGLQVEPVRQLVEGESRIVDKTHALMFGAVLLIALTVAVSVLATLSASVLERRRDFALMKALGGSERQMMSLFLLETLLLASGGVALGYFVGSALAWVISEANFHTATLPRIQVLPLVLVLNLLIAALAALFPVQVLRRLEPAALLKGE, encoded by the coding sequence ATGACGCCCAAACTGACGCTGACCCACGTCCTGCGCCGCTCGCTCATCCACCGCCGCGCCCGCAGCCTCTCCGCGCTCATCGCCCTCACCGTCTCCGCAGGAGTCGCCACCGCGCTCCTCACCCTCTACGCCGACCTCGACCAGAAGCTCCACCACGAGTTCCGCAGCTTCGGGGCCAACGTCGTCGTCTCAGCCCCTAAAGGAAGCAGCGGCATCGACGCCCCGGCAATAGCCAAGGCCCGCCAAACCGCTGGCCCCGAAGCCACCCTCGCCGAGTTCGCCTACGCCGTCGCCACCACCGACCGCAACACCCCGGTCGTCGTCGCCGGGGTCGACTTCCCCGCCATCCACAAGCTGGATTCCTGGTGGCAGGTCGCAAGCTGGCCCACCGCCCCCGATGCCGCCCTGCTGGGCCAGCGCGCCGCCGGATTCGTCGCCGACGAGCACGCCGTCAAGCTCACCTTCGCGGGCAAATCCGCCACCTTCACCGGCTCCGGCCGCGTCAAGACCGGCGGCGACGAGGACAGCCGCATCTACCTGCCGCTCGCGGCCTTCACAGCCTGGACGAACGTCTCCCCCAGCGTCCTTGAGCTACAGATCCCCGGCTCTGCCGCGCAGGTCGAATCCACCATCGACCGCCTCCGAACCGCGCTGCCGGGCCTTCAGGTCGAACCAGTCCGTCAGCTCGTCGAAGGCGAGTCCCGCATCGTCGATAAGACCCACGCGCTCATGTTCGGCGCGGTCCTGCTGATCGCCCTCACGGTCGCCGTCTCGGTGCTGGCGACGCTCTCGGCCAGCGTGCTAGAGCGCCGCCGCGACTTCGCCCTGATGAAGGCCCTCGGTGGTAGCGAGCGCCAGATGATGAGCCTCTTCCTGCTCGAAACGCTGCTGCTCGCCTCAGGCGGTGTCGCCCTGGGCTACTTCGTCGGCTCGGCGCTAGCCTGGGTCATCAGCGAGGCCAACTTCCACACCGCCACGCTTCCGCGCATCCAGGTCCTGCCCCTGGTCCTCGTGCTCAACCTCCTCATCGCCGCGCTGGCCGCGCTGTTTCCCGTGCAGGTTCTCCGCAGGCTGGAGCCTGCGGCCCTGCTGAAAGGCGAGTAA
- a CDS encoding ABC transporter permease, translating into MFLRLLYESFVRQRRRKALAGVAILLGTTAVTAMLALATTIGDRIHRELAVYGANIVVFPQADQLEVKVGGVDLKPSTGGAYLKESSLDKLKTIFWANNITGLSPELPFTLQLAGQSVPATGLWFHHPFGNGSALTGAPELHPSWKLTGAWPAADNEAVLGHELAAKLNLHPGDTFTSAQTTYKITGIADTAGPEDSQILLPLAAAQTLSGHPDAISRVEISAKTRPEDAFARKDPDTLPAAQREIWYCRPYANSIAYQVREAIPGAQAEQVRRVEQSEGSLLEKIGGLMWLVSAAALLAAGFAVSAAMATAILERRGEIGLMRSLGASRGAIALLFYSETGLLAVFAGALGYLAGSTLAWWLGARIFAGDAGGATGPVLNPVLLPVVVAMALIVAIAGSTPSIRAALRMDPTAILRADA; encoded by the coding sequence ATGTTCCTCCGCCTTCTCTACGAGTCCTTCGTCCGCCAGCGCCGCCGCAAGGCCCTGGCCGGTGTGGCAATCCTGCTCGGCACCACCGCCGTCACCGCCATGCTCGCCCTCGCCACCACCATCGGCGACCGCATCCACCGCGAGCTGGCCGTCTACGGCGCGAACATCGTCGTCTTCCCCCAGGCCGACCAGCTCGAGGTCAAGGTCGGCGGCGTTGACCTCAAGCCCTCGACCGGCGGAGCCTACCTCAAGGAGTCCTCGCTCGACAAGCTGAAGACCATCTTCTGGGCCAACAACATCACCGGCCTAAGCCCCGAGCTTCCCTTCACCCTCCAGCTCGCGGGCCAGTCCGTACCCGCCACAGGACTCTGGTTCCACCACCCCTTCGGCAACGGCAGCGCGCTCACCGGAGCACCCGAACTCCACCCGTCATGGAAGCTCACCGGAGCGTGGCCCGCAGCCGATAACGAAGCCGTCCTGGGCCATGAACTTGCCGCCAAACTGAATCTCCACCCCGGCGACACCTTCACTTCTGCGCAAACAACCTACAAGATCACCGGCATAGCCGACACCGCCGGTCCCGAAGATAGCCAGATCCTCCTCCCGCTGGCTGCCGCACAGACGCTCTCCGGCCACCCCGACGCCATCTCCCGCGTAGAAATATCCGCCAAGACCCGCCCCGAAGACGCCTTCGCCCGCAAGGACCCAGACACCCTGCCCGCCGCGCAGCGCGAGATCTGGTACTGCCGCCCCTACGCCAACTCCATCGCCTACCAGGTCCGCGAGGCCATCCCCGGCGCACAGGCCGAGCAGGTCCGCCGCGTCGAGCAGTCCGAAGGCTCGCTGCTCGAAAAGATCGGCGGCCTCATGTGGCTGGTCAGCGCCGCCGCCCTGCTCGCCGCCGGATTCGCCGTCTCCGCCGCCATGGCCACCGCCATCCTCGAGCGGCGCGGCGAGATCGGCCTCATGCGCTCGCTCGGAGCCAGCCGCGGAGCCATCGCGCTGCTCTTCTACTCCGAGACCGGCCTGCTCGCCGTCTTCGCCGGAGCACTTGGCTACCTGGCTGGTTCCACTCTGGCCTGGTGGCTCGGAGCCAGAATCTTCGCCGGGGACGCGGGCGGCGCGACCGGCCCGGTCCTGAACCCCGTGCTGCTTCCAGTGGTCGTCGCGATGGCCCTCATCGTCGCCATCGCCGGGTCCACCCCCTCCATCCGCGCCGCGCTGCGCATGGACCCGACCGCGATCCTGAGGGCAGACGCATGA